From the Daucus carota subsp. sativus chromosome 8, DH1 v3.0, whole genome shotgun sequence genome, one window contains:
- the LOC108198677 gene encoding uncharacterized protein LOC108198677, with amino-acid sequence MAEVPDDPPPQPAATSPPPATLDPPPPPPSPPRFDPSRMIGIIRRKALVKDLAAAYHAECLAYCQELLELQRKCEESIIDVKVAEESRKEAMRPPKRLKKSR; translated from the exons ATGGCAGAAGTGCCCGACGATCCGCCGCCACAACCCGCCGCTACATCGCCACCGCCTGCAACACTGGACCCCCCACCACCGCCACCATCTCCCCCTCGGTTCGATCCTAGCCGAA TGATTGGTATCATTAGAAGGAAGGCCTTGGTTAAAGATTTAGCTGCTGCTTACCATGCAGAGTGCCTTGCATACTGTCAAGAACTTTTGGAACTCCAAAGAAAATGTGAAGAG TCTATTATAGACGTTAAAGTTGCTGAGGAATCAAGAAAAGAAGCTATGAGGCCTCCGAAACGGCTAAAAAAGTCTCGCTAG
- the LOC108197025 gene encoding endoplasmic reticulum oxidoreductin-2, with the protein MEQSEAKNNKKKRESGNQWRWVAVISVFVVMLAFGLASKPFFSNPTSKSCQCSQGSHKYSGMVEDCCCEYETVDHLNEEGLYPLLQDLVKTPFFRYFKVKLWCDCPFWPEDGMCRLRDCSVCECAENEFPETFKKPFSHGLSPDNPVCQEGKPEAVVDRTIDAKAFKGWTVIDNPWTNDDETDNADMTYVNLQLNPERYTGYTGPSARRIWDAIYTENCPRYPSEEFCQEKKILYKLISGLHSSISIHIAADYLLEEATHVWGRNLTLMYDRVLRYPDRVENLYFTFLFVLRAVTKASDFLEQAEYDTGNSVEDLKSQSLVKGLLHNPKLQAACPLPFDEAKLWKGQSGPELKQQIQRQFRNISSLMDCVGCEKCRLWGKLQVLGLGTALKILFSVNGQDNMGHTLQLQHNEVIALMNLLNRLSESIKLVHEMGPAVEKAAGVPIPAFGDRTSIWQKLWNSVTGHK; encoded by the exons ATGGAGCAATCAGAAGCAAAAAACAACAAGAAGAAGAGAGAAAGTGGGAATCAATGGAGATGGGTTGCTGTTATTTCGGTTTTTGTAGTCATGTTGGCTTTTGGGTTGGCTTCAAAGCCCTTTTTTTCAAACCCCACCTCGAAATCTTGTCAGTGTTCTCAG GGTTCACATAAATACAGTGGAATGGTGGAAGATTGTTGTTGTGAATATGAAACTGTGGATCATCTTAATGAGGAAGGATTGTATCCATTGTTACAAGATCTTGTCAAAACCCCGTTTTTCCGATATTTTAAG GTTAAGCTGTGGTGTGATTGCCCATTCTGGCCTGAAGATGGTATGTGCCGTTTGAGAGATTGCAGTGTATGTGAATGCGCAGAAAATGAATTCCCAGAAACATTTAAGAAACCTTTTAGTCATGGCCTTTCACCCGATAATCCTGTCTGTCAAGAAGGAAAACCAGAGGCTGTTGTTGACCGAACAATAGATGCTAAAGCTTTCAAAGGCTGGACAGTAATAGATAATCCGTGGACAAATGATGATGAGACAGATAATG CTGACATGACTTATGTGAATCTTCAACTGAATCCTGAACGTTATACTGGCTATACTGGCCCATCTGCTCGAAGAATTTGGGATGCGATATACACAGAGAACTGCCCCAGAT ATCCTTCAGAAGAGTTTTGTCAAGAGAAGAAAATTTTGTACAAATTAATATCAGGTCTTCACTCCTCGATATCAATTCACATAGCTGCTGATTATCTACTTGAAGAAGCAACACACGTG TGGGGTCGAAATCTGACATTGATGTATGATCGAGTCTTAAGGTACCCAGATCGTGTTGAAAATTTGTACTTCACCTTTCTCTTTGTTCTTCGAGCTGTGACAAAG GCTTCAGATTTCTTGGAGCAGGCTGAGTATGATACTGGTAACTCTGTGGAGGACCTGAAATCACAATCCTTGGTAAAAGGGCTGCTTCACAATCCCAAATTGCAAGCCGCATGTCCCCTCCCATTTGATGAGGCAAAATTATGGAAAGGCCAAAGTGGACCTGAATTGAAGCAGCAAATACAGAGACAATTCAGAAATATAAG TTCTTTGATGGACTGTGTGGGGTGCGAGAAGTGCCGACTCTGGGGAAAGCTTCAGGTTCTGGGTCTTGGTACTGCATTAAAAATCCTCTTCTCTGTTAATGGACAGGACAACATGGGTCACACG CTCCAGTTGCAACATAATGAAGTGATTGCTTTGATGAACCTACTCAATCGACTCTCTGAATCAATTAAGTTAGTTCATGAAATGGGGCCTGCTGTTGAGAAAGCTGCAGGAGTTCCAATTCCAGCATTTGGTGATCGAACTAGTATTTGGCAGAAATTATGGAATTCTGTAACCGGACATAAGTGA